CGAGGTCAGCTCGGGGCGCTCCGACTGGGAGAGCTCCTGGCCGACGAAGCTCGATCCTTCGCCCTTGGTGGCGGCGGACACCGCCTCGATCGTGCCCGAGCCACCCTCGGTCGCCGCCTTGTCGAAGGCGGTGCCGCGCACCGTGATCACCAGCTTGGCGTCGGACGACTTGACCGTCGCGATCGCGTTGCCGGCATAGATCGGACGGGTGAAGGTCTTCTCGTCGATCACCGACAGGATGTCCGACACCTGCATCACGTCGAGCAGGGCGGCGACGCGCGGCGCGATGTTCTTGCCGGCGGCGGTGGCGGGCGCCACGAACGCATCGTGATGGCCCATCAGCTCGACGACCAAAGGCGCGACCGCCTCGGGCAGCGCATGGGCATAGGCCGCGTCGTCCGCGACATGGACCTTGCCGACACCGGCGATCTTGGCGGCCGCCTCGGCGACGGCGCCAACGCCCTCGCCGGCGACGAGGAGATGGACCTCGCCGAGCTGGCCTGCGGCGGTGACGGCGGACAGCGTAGCGTCCTTGAGGGCGCCGCCCTCATGCTCGACCCAAACCAGCGTCTTCATGCTGCCACTCCCAGAGCCTTGAGCTTCGCCACCAATTCATCGACGTCGGCGACCTTCACGCCGGCCGACCGCTTCGGCGGCTCGGACACGGTGACCGTCTCCAGGCGCGGCGCGGTGTCGACGCCGTAATCGGCCGGGGTCTTGGCCGCGAGCGGCTTGGCCTTGGCCTTCATGATGTTGGGCAGCGAGGCATAGCGCGGCTCGTTGAGACGCAGATCGGTGGTGATGATCGCCGGCAGCGCCAGCTTCACCGTCTCGAGCCCGGCATCGACCTCACGGGTGACGGTCACGCTGTCGCCCTCGACCTCGATCTTGTTGGCGAAGGTGCCCTGCGGACGGTTCAGCAGCGCGGCGAGCATCTGCCCGGTCTGGTTGCTGTCGTCGTCGATCGCCTGCTTGCCGAGGATCACGAGACCCGGCTGCTCCTCGTCCACGATCGCCTTCAGGATCTTGGCGACGGCGAGCGGCTCGACGATGTCGTCGGTCTGGACGAGGATGGCGCGATCGGCGCCCATCGCGAGCGCGGTGCGCAGCGTCTCCTGCGCCTTTTGCGGCCCGACGGACACGGCGACGATCTCGGTCGCCACGCCCTTCTCCTTCAGGCGGATGGCCTCTTCGACGGCGATCTCGTCGAACGGGTTCATCGACATCTTGACGTTGGCCAGGTCGACGCCGGTGCCGTCCATCTTGACGCGCGGCTTCACATTATAATCGATTACCCGCTTCACGGGCACAAGGATCTTCACCTTCGCTCTCCTCTCAGATCAGGGTGGGGTTCCCCATTATGCGGGGAACCCTAGCACCTCATTGACGTGAAGGTAAAGCAACTCTCCTTTAGGAGAGTCGGCCGATCAGGCCGCCTGCTTCACCTCGGCCACGATCTTGCGCGCGGCATCGCCGAGATCGTCAGCCGGCACGATCGCCAGGCCGGAGCCGGCGAGGATTTCCTTGCCCTTCTCGACATTGGTGCCCTCGAGACGAACGACCAGCGGCACCGAGAGGTTCACTTCCTTCGCCGCGGCGATGATGCCCTCGGCGATGATGTCGCACTTCATGATGCCGCCGAAGATGTTGACGAGGATACCCTTCACCGCCGGATCGGCGAGGATGATCTTGAACGCCGCCGTCACCTTCTCGGTGGTGGCGCCGCCGCCGACGTCGAGGAAGTTGGCCGGGAAGGCCCCGTTCAGCTTGATGATGTCCATCGTCGCCATGGCGAGGCCGGCGCCGTTGACCATGCAGCCGATGTCGCCGTCGAGCTTGATGTAGGCGAGGTCGTACTTGGACGCCTCGACCTCGGCCGGATCCTCCTCGGTGAGGTCGCGCAGCTCGAGGATGTCCTTGTGGCGGAACAGCGCGTTCGAATCGAACGACACCTTGGCATCGAGCACGAGCAGCTCGGCCTTGCCCGACGCATCCGGCTTGGTCTCGACCAGCGGGTTCACCTCCAGCATCGCCATGTCGGTGGCGAGGAAGGCGTCATAGAGCTGGCTGGCGAGCTTCTGCGCCTGCTTGGCGAGATCGCCCGACAGGTTGAGCGCGAACGCCACGGCGCGGCCGTGGTGCGGCATGAAGCCTTCGGCCGGATCGATGGTGATCGTCTGGATCTTCTCGGGCGTGTCGTGGGCGACCGCCTCGATGTCCATGCCGCCCTCGGTCGAGACGACCATGGCGATGCGGCCGGTCGCGCGATCGACCAGCATCGAGAGATAATATTCCTTCTCGATGTCGGCGCCGTCGGTGACGTACAGGCGGTTGACCTGCTTGCCCTGCTCGCCGGTCTGGATGGTGACCAGCGTGTTGCCCAGCATCTCGGTCGCGGCGGCCTTCACCTCGTCCAGCGACTTGGTCAGGCGCACGCCGCCCTTGGCGTCGGCCGGCAGTTCCTTGAACTTGCCCTTGCCGCGGCCACCGGCGTGGATCTGCGCCTTCACCACGAACATCGGCCCAGGCAGCTTGCCGGCGGCCGCCACGGCCTCGTCGACGCTGAGGGCGGCATGGCCCGCCGGCACCGCGACGCCAAACTTCGCGAGCAGTTCCTTGGCCTGATATTCATGGATATTCATGGTGCAGCGGCTCCCGTGGATTCGAGGTTTCCGTTAACGGCAGGGATGGGATGCGTAAACCCCGACTCCATGCCGTTTCGGGTGCCCCCTATCACCCCGCGATGGCGCAGCCCAGCCCCACGCGCGTGACGACGCCGACGATATGCGGATCGTTCAATGCGCGCAGACGATCGGCGAGCTCGTCGAAACTCATGCTGCCGGGCTGCTGGCGCGGCAGGCGGGCGGCCTGCGCCAGTTGCTTCAACTCGCCGGCATCGAGCTTGCGGACCAGTTTTCCGGCCATGCAGCCGGCCATCGGCGGCTTCACCCCGGCCGCGATCAGCTTGGCGCGCACCCGCGCCTCGGGCGAGACCATGGAACAGCCGGAGGCCGCGGCCGCCAGCGCGAGGGACAGGATCAGGCGTTTCATGGCGCCGCCCAACAGCATCGCGGCTGAGCGCTTGCTGAACACTCGCCTCGCCGCCATCGCCCGGCTATAGCGGCGGGGTGACTCCCTTGATCGGCATCCCCCTGTTCCTCGCCACCGTCGTCGGCATGGAGGGCTTCGCTTATGCGGCGCACCGCTGGATCATGCACGGGCCGGGCTGGTTCCTGCACGCCAGCCATCACCGGCCCCGCAAGGGGCGGTTCGAGCTCAACGATCTCTATGCGGTGATCTTCGCCGGCCCCTCGATCCTGCTGCTGGCCGGCGGGATGCGCTGGGGCTGGTGGCCGGGCTGCACCTGGATCGGCGCCGGCGTCGCCGCCTATGGCGCGATCTATTTCGGCTTCCACGACGGCATCGTCCACAAGCGCCTGCCGCACCGCTTCGTCCCGCGCAGCCGATACCTGAAGCGGATCGTGCAGGCGCATCTTCTGCACCATGTCGTCGCCACCAAGGCCGGGACGGTGAGCTTCGGCTTCCTCGTGGCGCCGAAGCCCGAGGCGCTGAAGGCGGAGCTGAAGCGCCGGGCCGGTGCGGGGATCAGGGCACCGGGGATGGCGGATTCCGGCCGCCGCTGAACGACGGAAAGCGCCTTCCGACTCGCCCGCCGCTTAGCCGGCCCTGGTCCACAGCCCGTCGCGGGCCGTCACCGGCAGACGATCGCGTCGCGCCGCCTGCCAGGCGGCGGTGACGACCCAGCCGAGCTTGTCGGCCCGCGCGGTCGAGACACGCTGGTCCCATGCGGCGGTGCCACGCGCGGCGACCTCGCGGGCGATGTCGCCATAGATGCCCGCCGCCGCCAGCACCGCCCACGCCGAACGGAAGGGCAGCGCCCGCGCGCCTGTCCGCGCGCTCGCCTCATAATGCGCCGCGCGGTCGGCCAGCCGCTTCGCCAGCATGGCGAGTCGCGGGCGGAAGGGCGGCTTCATATGCTCGCCGGGCGGGATATCGACCTCGACCAGCCACTCGATCGGCAGATAGCAGCGATCGACCCTGTTATCCTCGCCGATATCCCGCGCGATGTTGGCGAGCTGGAAGGCGATGCCGAGATCGCAGGCGCGATCGAGCGTCTCGCGGTCATCCGGCGACACCCCCATCACCACCGCCATCATGCAGCCGACGGTGCCGGCGACATGGTAGCAATAAAGATAGAGATCCTGCTCCGAGCGCGGCCGCCATTCCTGCGCGTCGAGCGCGAAGCCGTCGATCAGATCATGGGCATAGCGGGCCGGCAGCCCGGTCTCGGCGGCGACCACGCCCAGCGCATCGAACGCCGGATCGCCGGTCGCCTCGCCGGCCAGCGCCTTCGCGGTGAGCATCCGCATCCGCGACAGCTTGGCGCTGATATCCTGCACCGCGCCGCCGCCATGGCCGAGCACCTGCCCGTCGGCGATATCGTCGCAGGCGCGGCACCAGGCATAGAGCAGCTGCGCCCGCTCGCGCGTCGGCCGGTCGAACAGGCGCGAGGCGGCGGCGAAGGACTGCGAGCCCCTGGCGATGGTCGCGCGGGCATGGGCGACCAGGGCCGCGCGGTCAGGGGTCACAGATTGGCGGCCTTCATCGCGAAGATCGTGCGGTGCGGCTCATGGGCGGCCATCTTCGCCAGCAGATCGCCAAGATCGTCGCTGGCGATCAGGATGCCGCGATGCTGCGGGCGGACGAAGCCGGTTTCGCCCATCTTGTCCCAGAATTGCAGCAGCCCGTCATAGAAGCCGGCGACGTTGAGCAGCCCGACCGGCTTGGCGTGATAGCCGAGCTGCGCCCAGCTCATCGCCTCCCACAATTCGTCCATCGTGCCGGTGCCGCCGGGGATGGTGACGAAGCCGTCCGCCAGATCGGCGAAGGCCTGCTTCCTCTGGTGCATGGTCTCGACGACATGGAGTTCGGTGCAGCCCTTGTGCGCCACCTCGGCATCGACCAGCGCCGAGGGGATCACCCCGATCACCCCGCCTCCGGCTGCGAGGCAGGCATCGGCGACCGCCCCCATCAGCCCGAGCCGCCCGCCGCCATAGACGAGGCCGATGCCGCGCGCGGCAAAGGTCCGGCCGACGAGGCGGGCGCTGTCGATGTAGCGGGGATCGGCGGGGGTGGCGGAGCCGCAATAGACGGCGAGACGTTGCACGGGGGACTCCTTCAGGATCGACGCAGATCGTCGAGCATCAGCGCGGCAGTGGCCTTGGCCGAGCCGACGACGCCGGGGATGCCCGCGCCCGGATGGGTGCCGGCACCGACGAAATAGAGGTTGGGGATGCGATCGTCGCGGTTGTGGACGCGGAAGAAGGCGGATTGGGTGAGCAGCGGCTCGAGGCTGAAGGCCGAACCCAGATGCGCGTTGAGATCGCGCCCGAAATCGGCGGGCGTATAATGGAAACTGGTCACCAGCCGCTCGCGCAGATTGGGGATCAGCCGCGCATCGAGATGATCGAGGATGCGATCGGCATAGACCGGCCCCACCTCGTCCCAGTCGATCGGCAGCTTGCCCAGATGCGGCACCGGCGCCAGCGCGTAGAAGGTCGAATGGCCCTCGGGCGCCAGCCCCGGATCGGTGACGGTCGGGTGGTGGAGATAGAGCGAGAAATCGCGCGCCAGCACGCCATGCTCGTAGATATCGGTGAGCAGCCCCTTATAGCGTGGGCCGAACAGGATATTGTGATGGGGGATGCCGGAAAAGCTGCCCCGGATCCCGAAATGGACGACGAACAGCGAGGGCGAGAAGCGCTTGCGCTCCAGCGACCGCACCGCCCGTTCGCCCCGCGCCGATCCCTTCAGCAGATCGCGATAGCTGTGCACCACGTCGGCATTGGAGGCGACCGCGTCGAAGCTGCCATGCCAGCCGCTGGCGGTGGTGATGCCGGTGGCATGGTCACCGAGCAGGTCGATCGCGGTCACCGCATCGCCGAGCCGGACGACGCCGCCCAGCCGCTCGAACTGGCCGACCATCGCGCGGATCAGCGCATGGGTGCCGCCCTTGGGGAACCACACGCCACCGTCGCGCTCGAGCTTGTGGATCAGCGCGTAGATCGCGCTGGTCGTCATCGGATTGCCGCCGACCAGCAGCGAGTGGAAGCTGAACGCCTCGCGCAGATGGGGATGCTTGATGTAGGAGGCGACGATCGAGTGGACCGAGCGCCACGCCTGATTCTTGATCAACTCGGGCGACGCCTTGATCATCGAGGCGAAATCGAGAAACGCGACGTGGCCGAGCTTCTCGTAACCCTCGCGATAGACCGCGGTGGCGTAATCGAGGAAGCGGCGATAGCCGGCGACGTCCTCGGGATTGAGCGCCGCGATCTGGCGGGCGAGCGCCGCATCGTCGTTGGAATAATCGAAGGTCGATCCGTCCGGCCAGCTCAGCCGGTAGAAGGGATCGACCGGCAGCAGCTCGATATCCTCGGCCATGTCGCGGCCGGACAGGCGCCAGAGCTCGGCGAGGCAATTGGGGTCGGTGATCACGGTGGGGCCGGCATCGAAGGTGAAGGTGCCGGCCTCGGTGGGGCGCTCCCACGCATAGGCACGGCCGCCCGGCTTGTCGCGCGCCTCGACCAGCACCGTGGCGATGCCCGCCGACTGGAGACGGATGGCGAGCGCCAACCCGCCAAATCCTGCTCCGATCACCGCTGCCGTCTTCATTCTCAAACCCTTAACCGGCGATCGCCTTCAACGCACGCCCGATCGGAACGGGCGGGCGGCCGAAAAGCACCCGCGCTTTATCCCAACCTGTCGATGTGCCTGCGTAAAAGCGCGCCACGAGGGATTCGTCCAGCCGATAGAAATGCCGGAGCACCCGCCAACGCTGCGCGGGCTCGGCGGCGCGGAACAACATGCGGTCGAGCAGGCGGTAGAAACTACGCGCCTGCCAGGCCTGTCTGGCGAAACCGTGCAGGCTGTCATGCAGCGCCGGTGCGGTCAGATCGCGCAGCCCGGCGACGAAGCGCGCCGTGCGGATCGCATCGGGCAGCGAATAGCCGGTGGTCGGGTGGAACAGCCCGGCCCTTACCCCGGCCTTGGCGACATGGGCGCCGCCCGATCGCCAATAGGCCTCGAAATCGCCGCCCATCACCACCGGCAGCACCCCGGCCTCCTCCGCCACGACCGACTCGACCGGCCAGCCGCGCTGTTCGGCATAGGCCGATATCCGCCCGCCGAGCAGGGCATGATCGAGGTCGGGCGTATCGCTGTAATAGGTATCCTCGACGAATATCCGATCGGGGCCGAACGGCAGCAGATAGACGAAACGGAAGCCGTCGAGCTGATCCACCGTGGCGTCCATCACCACCGGCCGGGCCAGCCCGTGCGGCGCGCCCAGCTTCAGTTCGCGGCCGAGGAATTTCTGCCATCCGCACTCCAGCGTCGTCAGATCGCCGGGGCCGCGCGCGTCGATCACCGCCCCCGCCTCGATCCGCCGGCCGTCGGCCAGCACCACCGACCGCGGCCCGACGCCGATCGCCTTGCGCCCGGTCAGCACCCGCTCGGCCGGCAGCGCGGCGCGCACCACCCGGTCGAAGCGGGCAGAGGTGATGCTGTGATAACGCGCATCCAGTCGCCGCCGCAGGCCGGGGAAAAGCGCGTGATAGCCATCCCACCAATGCGCCACGAGCGGCACGATCAAAGCGCGGTCGTCGGGCGCGATATCGCTGTCGAAGAAGGACCAGATATGGTTGCCGCCCAGCGTATCGGCGCTCTCGACGAGCAGGGTCCGCACGTCCGGCCGCGATTTCGCCAGCGCGAGCGCGATCATGCCGCCGGCGAGGCCGCCGCCGACGATGGCGATATCGCATTGGCGGACCCGTGTCATACACCAGCGGTGTAGCGAGGGGCGCCGGCCCCGTCACCCGCCCGCGATCATATACGATTCGCTAGACGTTGGTCGACAATGGCCAGGAACGAAACAGTTTCTGCACCCTGTTCGCGCCAAGAGGGGCGCCGCGGAGTAACGCACCGGCGTGAAGCGGTGCCCCTGTGTCGGTCCGCGCGAGGATGTCGATGTGGACGAAAGAATGAATGCCCTAGCCCAGGCCCTGGCCGATGCGTTCGGCGATCGGGCGCTGGCCGTGGTCGCCCGCCAGTTCGATCAGGCGGACGGGGATATCCAGCTGGTGTGGGGACAGATCATGGAATGGCTGATCCTCTATGGCGAAGAGCAGGGGCGCGGGGCGCCGGCCTGATCCTCGGCGGCTTCGGCAACGGCTATCGCTCGCGCCCTTCGGTGGCCGCGCACATCATCGCATAGACCGCTTCGCTGGGCGGATGATCGACCATGCAGCCGATGCGACCGCTATCACACCACATCACGCGCCCGGCCAGCCGGGGCCAGCCATCGACCTCCAGCCGCACCGGCTGGCCCGCCGGCAATATCAGCGGCGACGCCACGCGGAAGCCGTTGCGCGACAGGTTGATCAGCCGCACCGCGAGCGGCTCGCCCTCCACCACCACCAGCCGCGCCGCCAGATCGGTCGCGAAGCGCGGCTCGGCCTGTCGCACGGGGGATTGGGAGGAGGTATTGTTATCCATGGGAATGCACGGCGATCCTGGCGACAGGGGACGGACAGACGGAATGAGGGCCGTCGGCAAGCTGGGCAGAGGCCCGGCCACTTGCCGCTGCTCGTCTTTTACCGGATCGCGATCAAGATGCTACGGTGTATGCAGGCGCGATGACCGCCCTTTCCGCCATCCTGTTCTCGGCCCTGGCGATGACGCTGATCGTCGGCGTCCGCTACCTGCTCGTCTCCGGCGCCTTCGCCTGGGGCACCGCGCGGCGGCATCCCGGCCTCTATCGGGGCCTGGGGCCGCAGATGCGCCGCGAGATCGGCTGGTCGCTGGCCTCCGCCGCGATCTACGGGGTGCCGGCCGGCATCCTCGCCTGGGGCTGGCGCGCCCATGGCTGGACCCGCGTCACCGCCGATCCCCATGCCCTGCCGCTGTGGTGGTGGCCGGTGTCGGTGCTGCTCTGCCTCGCCGCGCACGACACATGGTTCTACTGGACACACCGCTGGATGCACCGCCCCAAGGCGTTCCGCGCGATGCACGCCGTCCACCATGCCAGCCGGCCGCCGACCGCCTGGGCGGCGATGAGCTTCCACCCGTGGGAGGCGGTCACGGGCGCGGTGGTGATCCCGGTGCTGGTGCTGATCGTACCGATGCACTGGACCGCGCTGGCCGCGGTGCTGACGATCATGACGGTGATGGGCGTCACCAATCATATGGGGTGGGAGATCTTCCCGCGCGCGCTGGTCGAGGGGCCGGCCGGTGGCTGGCTGATCACCGCCAGCCACCACCAGCATCATCATACCAACTACCGCTGCAATTACGGCCTCTATTTCCGCGTCTGGGATCGCCTGTGCGGGACGGACAAGGGCCTTGGGCGCTTCCCGGCCCGCCCCGACTAGGCGATCAGATCAGTTGCAATGCACCTCGCCCCTGTCGACCGAGCGGCCGAGCAGCGCGCCGCCGCCGGCGCCGAGCAGGGTGCCGAGCGCACCGCCGCCGCCAAGGATCGCACCGAGCACGCCACCGCCGATCGCACCGACCACGGTGCCGGTGGTGCCGTCCGAACGGCGGCAATAATAGCGGCCGTCATGGCCGCGATAGACCCGGTCGTCGCGGGTCAGCGCGCGATCATGGCCGCGCTCGTCGCGATAGTCGCGGCTCGGATCATAGCCGGGCGGCGGCGGCGGCGCATCGCGATCCCAATAGCCGCCGCGATTGTCGTAACCACCCGGCGGCGGCGGCGGCGCACGATCGTGATCATAATAGCCGCCCGGCGGCGGCGGGGGCGGCGGCGGCGGCGGGCCATAGCCGCGCGGGCCGTCATCATAGCAGCCGGCCAGCGGCAGCAGCATCGCGCAGGCCATCACGGCGGCGATCGGGCGTTTCATGGGCATGCTCTTCTCCCCTCGGAACCGCACGGATCGCGCGGCCATGGCGACACAACGCCACATCCCGGCTTTCTCTCCGCTGAAAGCGTCGTTTCGGCCGCGTTCAGGAAGCGCGCGCCGGGCCCTCATGTCGGCCTAGACCCGCCCGCCGACATCGCCTAAGCCTCGTCCATTCCCCGGGGGGCCGCTCATGCGCGGCTGAGAGGTGGGCAGCAAGCCCACGACCCGCTGAACCTGATCCGGTTGATACCGGCGTAGGGAGGGACGGCGGCGCGCCCGTATTCCCTCCATAGGAAGTGGAGACGAGACGATGGCCGACGTACCTGCACGCACCGAACTGCCCCAGCCCGAGATGCCCCAGCCCGAGATGAAGGTCACGACGGGACCGATTCGTGGTTCCCGCAAGATTCATGTCGAGGGATCGGCCGGGGTCCGCGTCGCGATGCGCGAGATCCTGTTGGAACCCTCCGCCAACGAAGCGCCGGTGCGCGTCTACGACCCGTCCGGACCTTACACGGACGGCGATGCCCGGATCGACATCCTGGCCGGCCTGCCCGAGCTGCGCCGCGACTGGATCCGCGGGCGCGGCGATGTCGAGGAGGTCGCCCAGCGCGAAGTCCGCCCCGAAGATAATGGTTTGCGCCCGGGGGGCCAGCTCGGCCCCGATCGCTCCGGCGGCGTCCCCGCCTTCCCGCAGGTGCGCGGCCGGGTGCTGCGCGCCAAGCCCGGCGCGAACGTCAGCCAGATGCACTATGCCCGCCGTGGCATCGTCACCCCCGAGATGGAATATGTCGCGATCCGCGAAAATGTCGGCCGCGAGGCGCTTCGGGAGAAACTCGTCCGCGACGGGCAGGATTTCGGCGCGTCGATTCCCGATTTCGTCACCCCCGAATTCGTCCGCGACGAGGTGGCGCGCGGCCGCGCGATCATCCCCAGCAACATCAACCACCCGGAAAGCGAGCCGATGGCGATCGGGCGCAACTTCCTGGTCAAGATCAACGCCAATATCGGCAACAGCGCGGTCGCCTCGGACGTCGCCGCCGAGGTCGACAAGATGGTGTGGTCGATCCGTTGGGGCGCCGACACGGTGATGGACCTCTCGACCGGCCGCAACATTCACGACACCCGCGAATGGATCCTCCGCAACGCGCCCGTCCCGATCGGCACCGTGCCGATCTATCAGGCGCTGGAGAAGGTCGGCGGCATCGCCGAGGATCTGACCTGGGAGATCTTCCGCGACACGCTGATCGAGCAGGCCGAGCAGGGCGTCGATTACTTCACCATCCACGCCGGCGTCCGCCTGCCCTACATCCCGCTGACCGCGAAGCGCGTCACCGGCATCGTCAGCCGCGGCGGCTCGATCATGGCGAAATGGTGCCTCGCCCACCACAAGGAGAGCTTCCTCTACGAGCGCTTCGACGAGATCACCGAGATCATGAAGGCCTATGACGTCGCCTATTCGCTCGGCGACGGGCTGCGCCCCGGCTCGATCGCCGACGCCAATGACGAGGCGCAGTTCGCCGAACTGGCGACGCTGGGCGAATTGACGAAGAGGGCTTGGGCGCAGGACGTGCAGGTGATGATCGAAGGCCCCGGCCATGTGCCGATGCACAAGATCAAGGCGAACATGGACAAGCAGCTGGAGTCGTGCGGCGAAGCCCCCTTCTACACGCTCGGGCCGCTCACCACCGACATCGCGCCGGGCTATGACCACATCACCTCGGGCATCGGCGCGGCGATGATCGGCTGGTTCGGCTGCGCGATGCTCTGCTACGTCACGCCCAAGGAGCATCTTGGGCTCCCCGATCGCGACGACGTCAAGGTCGGCGTCGTCACCTACAAGCTCGCCGCCCACGCCGCCGATCTCGCCAAGGGCCACCCGGCGGCGCAGCTGCGCGACGACGCGCTCAGCCGCGCCCGCTTCGACTTCCGCTGGCGCGACCAGTTCAACCTCTCGCTCGACCCGGATACCGCCGAGCAATATCACGACCAGACGCTGCCGGCCGAAGGGGCGAAGACGGCGCATTTCTGCTCGATGTGCGGCCCGAAATTCTGCTCGATGAAGATCTCGCAGGAGGTGCGGGAGTTCGCCGCGAAGCAGAACAGCGATGCCGGCGATTTTCTCGCTGCGACGCCGGTGGGTGAGGCGGAAGCGGAAGCCGGGATGCGCGAGATGAGCCGCGTGTTCAAGGAAACCGGAAGCGAGCTGTATATGGGCGCTGGTGGCCGGGAGCATGATTGAGGGGGATTTAGCTGCCGGCGGAGTGAGAGCTATCCGCTAGCCGGCAGATACATCGAAATAGGTGAATCTACTGCGTCTGGATTTTCCAACACGCTTCTCACTTGAGCTGCTAGTTGAGATTTGTAAGCCTCAAGTTGAGGAACCATCTTATAGATACTGGATGTATCAACCGAGATCGTTCTCACCTGATTTACATCAAAAGGTATTTTATCTAATGTTCGCATTAACTGGACAACAGGTTTTCTCAGCATGTGCCTGATAGCAAGCTCATAAAACACATTAGGGTTATGATATGAAAGATCAGCTATTACTAATCTAGATTTAAAAAGATATTCTATTACTTGTTTGGTTATTACTCCGGGCCGATCAATCTGATCGGCGCGGATCACTTTGAGTTGTAAGCTTTCAAGTGCTGGCTCAACAATCGAGCCGAGAAATAAATCAGAATGCTCCCGTTGCTCTGAGCCAACATCGCCAATTGGGGTGATATAGAAAGCAATTCCTTCGAAATGCGCATCACCTGACGTTATGAGCTGCCCAGAAGAAACTGGAATCATTGACGGTTCGGATTGAAATCCGAGTGAAGATGGGAGGTCGTCGAGAAGGTGATCGATAGTTATGATTCGGTCGGCGCCAGAAAGTGTTTGAAGAAGACCGACAAACCGCAAATTGACGATGAATGTATCAACAGCCTCTTCGGCAGCATCTGCACTTACGCCAAATTCCTTGACTGCATCAATGAGAGCGCCCTTCGCGGGAAGGCGCAGTGTTTGGAACCTCTGAAACAGACCGGAAAAGGGCTCAATATCCAAAATGGCCAGTTGAACACGCGCACGGGCTCTCTCGCGTGGCTGGATCTGCTCGTCGGAAGCCTTTTTCCCTTCAGGGGTGAGTTCAAGGATGTCAGCTTGATAGCCGCCTTTAATCAAATTGTATTTGTTTGCATTCGTAATGATTTGTCGACTGAGCCCGCTTTCAGGCGACTTTCCTAAATGATTGAATAGTGTGACACGGCGCACAGATGCGCCGCTGCCATAATCCAGGACAGCCTTCGCGAATGACAAAGCTTCTTCGAATGGCGACGCTGGGAAATTGCGTACAACGCGGCTCCGCTTTTGCGGCACCTTTTGAGGAGAGCTTTTAGTCGCGACAGGCTTTGCCTTCGCCGAGCGCGGTTTCTTTTCCTTAACCGTGCCGGACGAATCGCCTTCCACCATTCTTCAACTCTCCACTTTGGCTTAGAAGATACTGCCGGGACAAAGGGTGAACTGTCAATAATGATACCGACAAGCTGCCACTTCCAACGCCTGCCTGTCACCCTTCCCGGCAACCCGATACACCAGCCGATGTTCTGAATTGATCCGGCGGGACCACCAGCCCGACAGATTGCCACCGAGCGGCTCGGGCTTGCCGGTGCCCCGGAAGGGATCGCGCTGACATTCCTTGAGCAGCGCGTTCAGCCGGGCAAGCACTTTGGCGTCCTCGGCCTGCCAATAGAGATAGTGATCCCACGCGACCGATGAGAATGTGATCTTCACGGCTCGATCAGCTCATGCTCCTCGCCCTTGCCGGCGTCGAGTTCGGCGATCCCGCGCAGCAGCATCTCGGCATTCTTCGGAGAGCGCAGCAAGTACAGCGTCTCCTGAATCGAATCCCATTCGCTCTGCGAGATCATCACCACGCCCTCTGCCTTCTGGCGCGTAATCGAGATCGGCGCGCGATCCGCCACGGCACGATCCATCACCGCCTTCAGATTGGCGCGGGCGTC
This genomic window from Sphingomonas abietis contains:
- a CDS encoding Txe/YoeB family addiction module toxin, with translation MKITFSSVAWDHYLYWQAEDAKVLARLNALLKECQRDPFRGTGKPEPLGGNLSGWWSRRINSEHRLVYRVAGKGDRQALEVAACRYHY
- a CDS encoding type II toxin-antitoxin system Phd/YefM family antitoxin, encoding MTALSFSDARANLKAVMDRAVADRAPISITRQKAEGVVMISQSEWDSIQETLYLLRSPKNAEMLLRGIAELDAGKGEEHELIEP